In a genomic window of Oxyura jamaicensis isolate SHBP4307 breed ruddy duck unplaced genomic scaffold, BPBGC_Ojam_1.0 oxyUn_random_OJ69457, whole genome shotgun sequence:
- the LOC118159291 gene encoding mas-related G-protein coupled receptor member H-like, whose translation YLLTAISIERCVSILCPLWYRCHRPQHLSAVVCALLWALSITIIAAVAFLCLSHQHEHCRLALISMYALNFLIFAPPMVISNVILFIKVQCGSQRRQPRRLYIVIFLTVLFFLLLMVPLSIWNFLQHVSYMLGQSQVVFLLVCINSSINPFIYFLVGSCWRRCSLVSLQVAFRRVFEETGVTVISS comes from the coding sequence TACCTCCTCACAGCCATCAGCATCGAGAGGTGCGTGTCCATCCTGTGCCCGCTCTGGTACCGCTGCCACCGCCCCCAGCACCTGTCGGCTGTGGTGTGTGCCCTGCTCTGGGCCCTCTCCATCACTATAATTGCTGCAGTAGCTTTCCTGTGCCTGTCGCACCAGCACGAGCACTGCCGTCTGGCCCTCATCTCCATGTATGCCCTCAACTTCCTTATTTTTGCCCCACCCATGGTCATTTCCAATGTGATCCTGTTCATTAAGGTCCAGTGCGGCTCCCAGCGGCGCCAGCCCAGGAGGCTCTACATCGTTATCTTCCTCACcgtcctcttcttcctccttttaatGGTTCCCCTCAGCATCTGGAATTTCCTGCAGCATGTCAGTTACATGCTGGGGCAGTCCCAAGTGGTTTTCCTGCTTGTCTGCATCAACAGCAGCATCAACCCCTTCATCTACTTCctggtggggagctgctggaggcgcTGCTCCTTGGTGTCTCTCCAGGTCGCCTTCCGGAGGGTCTTCGAGGAGACAGGGGTCACTGTGATCTCCAGCTGA